The Limnochorda sp. LNt genome includes a region encoding these proteins:
- a CDS encoding YaaR family protein, giving the protein MEGSRIEGLPRRRRAPQVTTARRGSARAATGGRAPARAFSTELVEADRRRYQEALQLALDQVERAGDALRRSPGESTLFAYRQAVRRFCQLALARTYAVDRQLRVDPRGGRRLHVVVRKVDEALDQLAREVLQGQRAALAVAARLDDIRGLLLDLVR; this is encoded by the coding sequence ATGGAGGGGTCGCGCATCGAGGGCCTGCCCCGTCGGCGCCGGGCACCTCAGGTGACGACGGCGCGCCGGGGCAGCGCCCGGGCGGCGACGGGGGGACGGGCGCCGGCTCGGGCGTTCAGCACCGAGCTCGTGGAGGCGGATCGCCGGCGCTACCAGGAGGCGCTCCAGCTGGCCCTGGACCAGGTGGAGCGCGCGGGCGACGCCTTGCGCCGCTCTCCTGGCGAGTCGACGCTCTTCGCGTACCGGCAGGCCGTGCGCCGCTTCTGTCAGCTCGCCCTGGCCCGCACCTACGCGGTGGACCGGCAGCTGCGGGTGGATCCCAGGGGCGGGCGGCGTCTGCACGTCGTGGTGCGAAAGGTGGACGAGGCGCTGGACCAGCTGGCCCGGGAGGTGCTGCAGGGGCAGCGCGCCGCGCTGGCCGTGGCCGCCCGTCTCGACGACATCAGGGGGTTGCTGCTGGACCTTGTCCGATGA
- a CDS encoding DUF2508 family protein: MPAQSSSGAGPEPVALTPAVPAEVAALVEQARREWIAAQNEFDSVTDPDLVDHAIFAMQAAERRYVYLLRLANRLRREALEAREAAAAPLTAPSRRPAATPPARTARRLRER; this comes from the coding sequence GTGCCAGCGCAATCGTCGTCGGGGGCCGGGCCGGAGCCGGTCGCCCTCACCCCCGCCGTACCGGCCGAGGTCGCCGCCCTCGTCGAGCAGGCCCGCCGCGAGTGGATAGCGGCCCAAAACGAGTTCGACTCGGTGACCGATCCGGACCTGGTGGATCACGCCATCTTCGCCATGCAGGCGGCGGAGCGCCGCTACGTCTACCTGCTACGGCTGGCCAACCGTCTTCGCCGCGAGGCGCTCGAGGCGCGAGAGGCCGCCGCGGCCCCGCTCACGGCGCCGTCACGACGTCCAGCAGCGACCCCGCCAGCACGGACAGCCCGACGGCTGCGTGAACGATGA
- a CDS encoding R3H domain-containing nucleic acid-binding protein — protein sequence MDNLAQLLEVLPPHIRAELEGIDRVHELLEIVLDLGRQPEARFPDGFVYLSDDFVTREDLDYVVKRVGQFGQDNRAGIERTLHRISAIRNRNGHIIGLTCRIGRAVFGTIDIIQDVVESGRNILLLGRPGVGKTTMLREVARILADQFGKRVIVVDTSNEIAGDGDVPHPAIGHARRMQVPRVDLQARVMIEAVENHMPEVIVIDEIGTEQEAQAARTIAERGVQLVATAHGNTLDNLVLNPTLSDLVGGIQAVTLSDEEAKKRGTQKTVLERKAPPTFDVVVEIQDRDRLAIHHDVATTVDLLLRGIEPSPEVRVRSPEGTIQVQEGAPRRPPEADAPDNRFDARPPEVHGDGGGGARAFVVPRDVRSSGRDGQTPPSPSRLWGGSRPARIFPYAVSTSRLQRALASLPVPVQITQDLDSADMVLTIKGQYRKMPKRLKEAERRGVPIHVIRSNTLAQMEQFLERTFLSPEDASALMEAQRAVEQARQLARPVELSPQSAYIRKLQHELIERYNLRSTSIGEEPNRRVLVLPEEIR from the coding sequence ATGGACAATCTGGCCCAGCTGCTGGAGGTATTGCCGCCCCACATCCGGGCCGAGCTGGAGGGCATCGACCGGGTGCACGAGCTGCTGGAGATCGTGCTGGACCTGGGGCGTCAGCCCGAGGCCCGCTTCCCCGACGGCTTCGTCTACCTCAGCGACGACTTCGTCACCCGCGAGGACCTGGACTACGTCGTCAAGCGGGTCGGCCAGTTCGGTCAGGACAACCGGGCCGGGATCGAGCGCACCCTGCACCGCATCTCGGCCATCCGCAACCGCAACGGCCACATCATCGGGCTCACCTGCCGCATCGGCCGGGCCGTCTTCGGCACCATCGACATCATCCAGGACGTGGTGGAGTCGGGACGCAACATCCTCCTGCTGGGGCGGCCGGGCGTGGGCAAGACCACGATGCTGCGTGAGGTGGCCCGCATCCTGGCCGACCAGTTCGGCAAGCGGGTCATCGTGGTCGACACCTCCAACGAGATCGCCGGGGACGGCGACGTCCCGCACCCCGCCATCGGCCACGCCCGCCGCATGCAGGTGCCGCGGGTGGACCTGCAGGCCCGGGTCATGATCGAGGCCGTCGAGAATCACATGCCCGAGGTCATCGTCATCGACGAGATCGGCACGGAGCAGGAGGCCCAGGCGGCCCGCACCATCGCCGAGCGGGGCGTCCAGCTGGTGGCCACGGCCCACGGCAACACGCTCGACAACCTGGTGCTCAACCCCACCCTCTCCGATCTGGTCGGGGGTATCCAGGCCGTCACCCTCAGCGACGAGGAGGCCAAGAAGCGGGGGACTCAGAAGACGGTGCTGGAGCGCAAGGCGCCCCCGACCTTCGACGTGGTGGTCGAGATCCAGGACCGAGATCGTCTCGCCATCCATCACGACGTGGCGACCACCGTGGACCTGCTGCTCCGCGGTATCGAGCCATCGCCGGAGGTGCGGGTGCGCAGCCCCGAGGGTACCATCCAGGTGCAGGAGGGCGCGCCTCGACGCCCGCCGGAGGCCGACGCCCCCGACAACCGCTTCGACGCCCGGCCCCCCGAGGTGCACGGCGATGGCGGCGGGGGGGCTCGCGCCTTCGTGGTGCCGAGGGACGTCCGCTCCTCCGGCCGGGACGGACAGACGCCTCCGAGCCCGTCCCGCCTCTGGGGTGGGAGTCGACCGGCCCGGATCTTCCCCTATGCCGTCAGCACCTCCCGGCTGCAGCGGGCGCTGGCATCCCTGCCCGTGCCGGTGCAGATCACCCAGGATCTGGACTCGGCCGACATGGTCCTGACCATCAAGGGCCAGTACCGCAAGATGCCCAAGCGCCTCAAGGAGGCCGAGCGCCGGGGCGTCCCCATCCACGTGATCCGCTCCAACACCCTGGCCCAGATGGAGCAGTTCCTGGAGCGCACGTTCTTGAGCCCCGAGGACGCCAGCGCCCTCATGGAGGCGCAACGCGCCGTCGAGCAGGCGCGCCAGCTGGCCCGCCCCGTGGAGCTCAGCCCTCAATCGGCGTACATCCGCAAGCTCCAGCACGAGCTGATCGAGCGCTACAACCTGCGCTCCACCAGCATCGGCGAGGAGCCCAACCGGCGGGTGCTGGTCCTGCCCGAGGAGATCCGATGA
- a CDS encoding MFS transporter: MYPHAFGDTPPPQRWRLLAVATLQQAGLTLVRFGLPALAPFVRADMGLSLPQTGAVLGAFDLGALLAFYVTGVATERWGERHVMAVGALLTGLLAAAASMAPSLVVLTLVLAAAGTGFASSQVAGSHAVLSWFGFRERGLAMGVRQAGLPIGGLAGAWLLPWLATRYGWRLALLVAAAWCAAAGLATWIGLADLRRVGPEPQPPAGAAPSFVEAPWRFVRDPTLVLTTLTACLLAAGQFSLTGYLPLYMVDVFGWAPAGAARLLLLVHAGGIAGRLLWGWISDRLLGADRVRPLALAAWAASMSAAMVASLAGLSPLSTLVAGGAALLSGFTMLGWNGLYVTLLSERAGSSAAVMLGLSMTVLYVWTMLSPPAFGWLVQHVGGHHSLAWWAVSALQMVAVATAAGIGRVLAGTRAGRRLPAEVR; this comes from the coding sequence ATGTACCCGCACGCCTTCGGCGATACGCCGCCGCCCCAACGCTGGCGGCTCCTCGCCGTGGCCACCCTGCAGCAGGCCGGGTTGACGCTCGTACGCTTCGGGTTGCCCGCGCTCGCTCCCTTCGTCCGAGCGGACATGGGGCTCTCGCTCCCTCAGACCGGGGCGGTCCTCGGAGCCTTCGACCTGGGCGCGCTGCTGGCCTTCTATGTGACCGGCGTCGCGACCGAGCGGTGGGGCGAGCGGCACGTCATGGCCGTGGGCGCCCTGCTGACGGGCCTGCTGGCGGCGGCCGCCTCGATGGCCCCTTCCCTCGTCGTCCTGACCCTGGTGCTGGCCGCGGCCGGGACGGGCTTTGCGTCGAGCCAGGTGGCGGGGAGCCACGCGGTCCTGAGCTGGTTCGGCTTCCGCGAGCGAGGGCTGGCCATGGGCGTACGGCAGGCGGGGCTTCCCATCGGGGGTCTGGCGGGGGCGTGGCTCCTGCCCTGGCTGGCGACACGGTACGGATGGCGGCTGGCACTGTTGGTGGCGGCGGCTTGGTGCGCGGCCGCGGGGCTGGCGACATGGATCGGGCTGGCGGACCTTCGGCGGGTCGGTCCCGAGCCGCAGCCCCCGGCCGGGGCGGCTCCCTCGTTCGTCGAGGCGCCGTGGCGCTTCGTCAGGGACCCCACCCTGGTGCTCACCACGCTGACGGCCTGTCTGCTGGCCGCGGGCCAGTTCAGCCTCACCGGCTACCTGCCCCTGTACATGGTGGACGTCTTCGGCTGGGCCCCTGCGGGGGCCGCCCGGTTGCTGCTGCTGGTCCACGCCGGCGGCATCGCCGGCCGGTTGCTGTGGGGATGGATCTCCGACCGGCTGTTGGGAGCGGACCGGGTTCGGCCGCTGGCGCTGGCGGCCTGGGCCGCCTCGATGTCGGCCGCGATGGTCGCGTCGCTGGCGGGGCTTTCGCCGCTCTCGACGCTCGTGGCCGGGGGGGCCGCCCTGCTGAGCGGCTTCACCATGCTGGGATGGAACGGCCTCTACGTCACCCTCCTCTCCGAGCGGGCGGGCTCCTCCGCGGCGGTGATGCTGGGGCTGAGCATGACGGTCCTGTACGTCTGGACCATGCTCTCCCCACCCGCCTTCGGGTGGCTCGTGCAACACGTCGGCGGCCACCACTCCCTGGCCTGGTGGGCCGTCTCCGCCCTGCAGATGGTAGCGGTGGCGACGGCGGCAGGCATCGGGCGGGTGCTGGCCGGGACGCGCGCCGGCCGGCGCTTGCCCGCCGAAGTGCGGTAG
- a CDS encoding YbaB/EbfC family nucleoid-associated protein: MPGLPGPFNMAKAMKSLQKFQQSLESLQQELAERTVEASAGGGAVTAVADGSGRLRALRIDPTAVDPSDLEMLQDVIVAAANEALRQAKVMVEREMARLYEELGLPGLPGA; this comes from the coding sequence ATGCCCGGTCTTCCCGGTCCGTTCAACATGGCCAAGGCGATGAAGAGCCTGCAGAAGTTCCAGCAGTCGCTGGAGAGCCTGCAGCAGGAGCTGGCCGAGCGCACCGTCGAGGCTTCGGCTGGTGGCGGCGCCGTCACGGCGGTGGCCGATGGCAGCGGACGCCTGCGGGCCCTGCGCATCGACCCGACGGCCGTCGACCCGTCCGACCTGGAGATGCTCCAGGACGTCATCGTGGCGGCGGCCAACGAGGCGCTTCGCCAGGCCAAGGTCATGGTGGAGAGGGAGATGGCGCGCCTCTACGAGGAGCTGGGCCTGCCGGGGCTGCCCGGCGCCTGA
- the recR gene encoding recombination mediator RecR: MEFARPIARLVDELMRLPGIGPKTAQRLAFHIVRMGPDQARRLAESIVEARERTRLCSVCFNFTDADPCRLCQPGSGRDRSVICVVEEPKDVTAMERTRAFKGLYHVLHGALSPMEGVGPEALKVQELIARLGSGEVREVVLATDPNVEGEATAMYLARLIKPLGVRVTRMAHGMPVGGDLEYLDEVTLARALEGRREI, from the coding sequence TTGGAGTTCGCACGCCCCATCGCCCGGCTCGTGGACGAGCTGATGCGCCTGCCGGGCATCGGCCCCAAGACCGCGCAGCGGCTCGCCTTCCACATCGTACGGATGGGCCCCGACCAGGCCCGCCGCCTGGCCGAGAGCATCGTGGAGGCTCGTGAGAGGACGCGGCTATGCTCGGTCTGCTTCAACTTCACCGACGCCGACCCGTGCCGCCTATGCCAGCCAGGCTCGGGCCGGGACCGCTCCGTCATCTGCGTGGTCGAGGAGCCCAAGGATGTGACGGCCATGGAGCGCACCCGGGCCTTCAAGGGGCTCTACCACGTCTTGCACGGCGCCCTCTCCCCGATGGAGGGGGTGGGCCCGGAGGCGCTCAAGGTCCAGGAGCTGATCGCCCGGCTGGGATCCGGGGAAGTCAGGGAGGTGGTACTGGCCACCGACCCCAACGTCGAGGGCGAGGCCACCGCCATGTACCTGGCCCGGCTCATCAAGCCGCTCGGCGTACGGGTGACCCGCATGGCCCATGGCATGCCCGTGGGCGGTGACCTGGAGTACCTGGACGAGGTGACGCTGGCCCGCGCGCTGGAGGGCCGGCGCGAGATCTAG
- the tmk gene encoding dTMP kinase — translation MSPRGLLITLEGLDGTGKSTQARSLAAWLRRRGLQVRHTFEPGGTALGRRLRTLLLRGGEPEGIPVPEAELLLLMADRAQHVAQVLRPWLERGAVVVCERYADSSVAYQVFGSEVDGELVERLNRWVTGGLQPDLTFWLDLPVGQRLPGAGAPERDRIESRGEAFFRRVREGYAALAARYPERIVRVEVTGKPRRAVQSELRDVVVRRLGERLQELGWEAPVRR, via the coding sequence ATGAGCCCCCGGGGGCTTCTCATCACCCTGGAGGGGTTGGACGGCACCGGCAAGAGCACGCAGGCTCGGTCGCTGGCGGCCTGGCTTCGCCGCCGGGGGCTGCAGGTGCGGCACACCTTCGAGCCGGGCGGGACGGCGCTGGGGCGTCGCCTGCGGACCCTGCTCCTGCGAGGAGGTGAGCCGGAGGGGATCCCGGTGCCCGAGGCCGAACTGTTGCTCCTGATGGCCGACCGTGCCCAGCACGTGGCCCAGGTGCTGCGCCCCTGGCTGGAGCGAGGCGCTGTGGTGGTCTGCGAGCGCTACGCCGACTCGTCGGTGGCCTACCAGGTCTTCGGCTCGGAGGTGGACGGCGAGCTCGTGGAGCGACTCAACCGCTGGGTGACGGGCGGCCTGCAGCCAGACCTGACCTTCTGGCTGGACCTGCCGGTCGGCCAGCGCCTGCCCGGCGCCGGGGCGCCGGAGCGGGATCGCATCGAGTCCCGGGGGGAGGCCTTCTTCCGGCGGGTGAGGGAAGGCTATGCGGCCCTGGCGGCCCGTTACCCGGAGCGCATCGTCCGGGTCGAGGTGACGGGCAAGCCGCGACGAGCCGTCCAGTCGGAGCTGCGCGACGTGGTGGTGCGCCGGTTGGGCGAGCGCTTGCAGGAGCTGGGGTGGGAGGCACCGGTGCGACGATGA
- a CDS encoding UbiA prenyltransferase family protein — protein sequence MTLPLRPASGEGPPHLPALGLPALYAACVLAYGGLAPATVWAWITLAAAGTAVVVGAIGRIVHPEPAGGAPHLERGPGAARLFALAVGGALVLIVAAGQLNRASLWLSPLPAALWVASGQARSRGGPGWVPALAQAMGPVAGWVAVRGIVEGPAWLLAAATALWLGRGVDVRSPGTRLAHAGAVALWVMTGWACGRVGWYFGGIALAAALLAWYHADAARPAGDPAASRRVLIVHAAVGLSVLAGSLLDVVTAP from the coding sequence GTGACGCTCCCCCTCCGACCGGCGAGCGGCGAGGGCCCGCCTCATCTGCCCGCCCTGGGGCTGCCCGCCCTCTACGCCGCCTGCGTCCTGGCGTACGGCGGCCTGGCGCCGGCGACCGTTTGGGCATGGATCACGCTGGCAGCCGCGGGCACCGCCGTCGTCGTCGGTGCCATCGGTCGGATCGTGCATCCGGAGCCGGCCGGCGGCGCGCCGCACCTCGAGCGGGGCCCCGGTGCGGCAAGACTCTTCGCGCTGGCCGTCGGCGGAGCACTGGTGCTCATCGTGGCCGCCGGCCAGCTCAACCGCGCGAGCCTGTGGCTGTCACCGCTGCCGGCCGCGCTCTGGGTCGCCTCCGGGCAGGCGCGAAGCCGCGGCGGACCGGGGTGGGTGCCGGCCCTGGCTCAAGCGATGGGGCCCGTCGCCGGCTGGGTAGCCGTTCGTGGGATCGTGGAGGGGCCCGCGTGGCTGCTGGCAGCTGCCACGGCTCTGTGGCTCGGCCGCGGCGTCGACGTCCGCTCGCCGGGCACGCGTCTCGCCCACGCGGGCGCCGTGGCGTTGTGGGTGATGACCGGGTGGGCATGCGGACGGGTCGGGTGGTACTTCGGTGGCATCGCCCTGGCGGCAGCCCTCCTGGCCTGGTATCACGCCGACGCCGCACGCCCGGCCGGCGACCCGGCCGCATCCCGGCGGGTGCTCATCGTTCACGCAGCCGTCGGGCTGTCCGTGCTGGCGGGGTCGCTGCTGGACGTCGTGACGGCGCCGTGA
- a CDS encoding TetR/AcrR family transcriptional regulator, with translation MLEAAIQVFARKGYYGTTVDDIVAECGSSKGAFYFHFESKEALFLRLVEEFAGRLAGALEHAVRHAARGGPGRVEAAITAGLELMGRYPELTRLFLIEAVGINPQFEAKRRELMDRFAHVIRGYLEQAASRHPLAVGDTALASAAILGALNEVVVWWLSRPQERPLAELAPELTRFVLRAIGWQARA, from the coding sequence TTGCTGGAGGCCGCCATCCAGGTCTTCGCCCGCAAGGGGTACTACGGCACGACGGTGGACGACATCGTCGCCGAGTGCGGCAGCTCCAAAGGGGCCTTCTACTTCCACTTCGAGAGCAAGGAGGCCCTCTTCTTGCGCCTCGTCGAGGAGTTCGCCGGCCGGCTGGCGGGCGCGCTGGAGCATGCCGTGCGCCACGCGGCCCGAGGCGGCCCGGGCAGGGTCGAGGCGGCCATCACGGCGGGGCTCGAGCTGATGGGGCGGTATCCGGAGCTGACCCGGCTCTTCTTGATCGAGGCGGTCGGCATCAACCCGCAGTTCGAGGCCAAGCGCCGTGAGCTGATGGATCGTTTCGCCCACGTCATCCGGGGGTACCTCGAACAGGCCGCCTCCCGGCATCCCCTGGCCGTGGGCGACACGGCGCTGGCCAGTGCGGCCATCCTGGGCGCCCTCAACGAGGTGGTCGTCTGGTGGCTGAGCAGACCGCAGGAGCGCCCGCTGGCGGAGCTGGCCCCCGAGTTGACCCGGTTCGTCCTGCGAGCCATCGGCTGGCAGGCCCGGGCGTGA
- the dnaX gene encoding DNA polymerase III subunit gamma/tau, with protein sequence MQPHLTLYRKWRPQRFEQVVGQAHVVRTLAHALARGRTAHAYLFAGPRGTGKTTLARLLAKGLNCAEGPTPEPCNACASCRQITEGSSLDVMEIDGASNRGIDEIRELRERVRFAPAQSRYKVYIIDEVHMLTNEAFNALLKMLEEPPPHVVFIFATTEPQRVPATILSRCQRFDFRRLTADELIGHLAAVARAEGVEAEPEALALLARHADGGVRDALSMLEQCMAYSPERLDASVVAEVLGLVRPEALAELARHFVDGDVAAGLALIGRLTAEEGVDPRLVAKDLLSLLRDAAAHKLLSGKQEAGLGVPSPTPGAAALGERSPLPRLVAAMESLIAAEPQMRWAPDPRLVLELALMRLARPAPEATPPPPSRPVAEPSSPSDPVRATAPAPSPAVSPPAAPRPQGGPLLLDEVQRRWGDVLTTLRNQQRRSAAKVEALLREGRPIRVDGLEITIGFPEDRAFHRNAVEGDEKARQLVEKVCARLLGRPVTIRTEIVNGESASPPEPAASVAEEPAEPAPPPRPPAPPAPARVGRLRPRHTRWRQPRSRPGPGTSGGGPGGPAPARGVR encoded by the coding sequence TTGCAGCCGCATCTCACGCTCTACCGCAAGTGGCGCCCGCAGCGCTTCGAGCAGGTCGTCGGCCAGGCGCACGTTGTGCGCACGCTGGCGCATGCGCTGGCCCGGGGCCGCACGGCCCACGCGTACCTCTTCGCCGGGCCGCGGGGCACCGGCAAGACCACGCTGGCCAGGTTGCTGGCCAAGGGGCTCAACTGCGCCGAGGGGCCCACCCCCGAGCCGTGCAACGCCTGCGCCTCCTGCCGGCAGATCACCGAGGGCTCCTCCCTCGACGTGATGGAGATCGACGGCGCCTCCAACCGGGGCATCGACGAGATCCGGGAGCTGCGGGAGCGGGTGCGCTTCGCGCCGGCCCAGTCTCGGTACAAGGTCTACATCATCGACGAGGTGCACATGCTGACCAACGAGGCGTTCAACGCCTTGTTGAAGATGCTGGAGGAGCCTCCGCCGCACGTCGTCTTCATCTTCGCCACCACCGAGCCCCAGCGCGTGCCGGCCACCATCCTCTCCCGCTGCCAGCGCTTCGACTTCCGCCGGCTGACGGCCGACGAGCTCATCGGCCACCTCGCCGCGGTGGCGCGGGCCGAGGGGGTCGAGGCCGAGCCCGAGGCCCTGGCCCTGCTGGCCCGTCACGCCGACGGTGGCGTGCGCGACGCCCTCTCCATGCTGGAGCAGTGCATGGCCTACAGCCCCGAGCGGCTCGACGCCTCGGTGGTGGCCGAGGTGCTGGGCCTGGTGCGCCCGGAGGCGCTGGCCGAGCTGGCCCGGCACTTCGTGGACGGAGACGTGGCGGCGGGGCTGGCCCTCATCGGCCGCCTCACGGCCGAAGAGGGAGTGGACCCCCGTCTCGTGGCCAAGGATCTCTTGAGCCTGCTGCGGGATGCGGCCGCCCACAAGCTCCTGAGTGGCAAGCAGGAGGCAGGTCTCGGGGTACCGTCGCCGACCCCTGGCGCGGCCGCCCTCGGCGAGCGCTCGCCCCTGCCACGCCTGGTGGCGGCCATGGAGAGCCTCATCGCGGCCGAGCCGCAGATGCGCTGGGCGCCCGATCCCCGTCTCGTGCTGGAGCTGGCGCTGATGCGGCTGGCGAGGCCGGCCCCGGAGGCGACGCCTCCGCCGCCGAGCCGACCGGTCGCCGAGCCGTCTTCGCCCTCGGACCCGGTGCGTGCCACCGCGCCGGCGCCCTCCCCTGCGGTGTCGCCGCCGGCCGCGCCTCGACCGCAAGGGGGGCCGTTGCTGCTGGACGAGGTGCAGCGGCGGTGGGGCGACGTGCTGACCACGCTGCGCAACCAGCAGCGCCGGAGCGCCGCCAAGGTGGAGGCGTTGCTGCGAGAGGGCCGTCCCATCCGGGTCGACGGTCTGGAGATCACCATCGGCTTCCCGGAGGACAGGGCCTTCCATCGCAATGCGGTCGAGGGCGACGAGAAGGCCCGGCAGCTGGTGGAGAAGGTCTGTGCGCGGCTGTTGGGCCGCCCGGTCACCATCCGCACCGAGATCGTCAACGGGGAGTCGGCCTCGCCTCCGGAGCCCGCGGCCTCCGTGGCCGAGGAGCCGGCCGAACCTGCTCCTCCGCCGCGCCCGCCGGCGCCGCCGGCGCCTGCCCGGGTGGGCCGCCTTCGGCCGCGCCACACGAGGTGGCGGCAGCCGAGGAGCCGCCCCGGCCCGGGCACGTCCGGCGGCGGCCCGGGCGGCCCGGCGCCGGCGCGCGGAGTCCGATGA
- a CDS encoding cyclic-di-AMP receptor gives MKLLVAVVQDQDAPALMARLVERGFGATKLASTGGFLREGNTTLLIGVDDHRVGAALDCIREACHRRRHAGSRPGTEVEVAGATVFVLGIDRFERV, from the coding sequence ATGAAGCTGTTGGTGGCGGTCGTGCAGGACCAGGACGCGCCCGCGCTGATGGCGCGGCTGGTGGAGCGGGGCTTCGGCGCGACGAAGCTGGCCAGCACCGGGGGGTTCCTGCGGGAGGGCAACACGACGCTGCTCATCGGCGTCGACGACCATCGCGTGGGGGCCGCCCTCGACTGCATCCGGGAGGCCTGCCATCGTCGGCGCCACGCGGGGAGCCGCCCCGGCACCGAGGTGGAGGTGGCCGGCGCCACCGTCTTCGTGTTGGGCATCGACCGCTTCGAGCGGGTCTAG
- a CDS encoding aminotransferase class I/II-fold pyridoxal phosphate-dependent enzyme, with protein sequence MRALSRAARRRPVVFHTPGHKRGQWVPAGWMARTGVPWAWDGGDAVRDPAHGDDLLEAASEAARLAARAWGSERSWLLWNGATAGVLAMVLASVPPGGRLLMPRWVHRSVIDALVLADAMPVFLPCRWLEGWGMTLPPTPQDVAAARAAGPDAVLVTSPTYEGVVADVPGIAAASRPSPLLVDEAHGAHLAFYPAPAPPTGVRCGAHLVVHGAHKTLPVLTQAALLHWTGPHGEPDADRVDRVLAWVQSTSPQPALLASLDAARLEMERHGPSRVARAVELARRARAAIEASGPYRCLAPTDLPASYVLDETRLTVDVTGLGLPGWEVAAALRRRHGVWPEMAGGSYVVFIVTGADDEASVGSLASALGALAREVAGGDGRRARCDGSTGRWGDAMPPAGPLVMRPRRAALGAARRVLWEQAVGHVSAATVTPYPPGTPLAIPGEMITDEVASFALRLVASGAQLRGSPGQGREAWVVDA encoded by the coding sequence TTGCGAGCCCTGAGCCGAGCGGCGAGGCGTCGACCCGTCGTCTTCCACACCCCTGGCCACAAGCGGGGGCAGTGGGTGCCGGCCGGATGGATGGCTCGGACCGGGGTCCCGTGGGCCTGGGACGGGGGCGACGCCGTCCGGGACCCGGCTCACGGTGACGACCTGCTCGAGGCCGCCTCGGAGGCGGCCCGGCTGGCGGCCCGGGCGTGGGGCAGCGAGCGGAGCTGGTTGCTGTGGAACGGCGCCACCGCCGGGGTCCTCGCGATGGTGCTGGCCAGCGTGCCCCCCGGCGGCCGGCTTTTGATGCCGAGATGGGTCCATCGCTCGGTCATCGATGCCCTGGTGCTGGCCGACGCCATGCCCGTCTTCCTCCCCTGCCGATGGCTCGAGGGATGGGGGATGACCCTGCCCCCCACCCCGCAGGACGTGGCGGCGGCCCGAGCCGCCGGCCCCGACGCGGTGCTGGTGACCAGCCCGACGTACGAGGGCGTCGTCGCCGACGTGCCCGGCATCGCCGCCGCATCCCGTCCGTCACCGCTGCTCGTCGACGAGGCGCACGGCGCGCACCTCGCCTTCTACCCGGCGCCCGCCCCGCCGACCGGTGTGCGCTGCGGGGCGCACCTGGTGGTGCACGGCGCGCACAAGACCCTGCCCGTGCTGACCCAGGCGGCCTTGCTGCACTGGACGGGCCCCCACGGCGAGCCGGACGCCGACCGGGTCGACCGGGTGCTGGCCTGGGTGCAGAGCACGAGCCCGCAGCCGGCGCTGCTGGCCTCCCTGGACGCGGCGCGGTTGGAGATGGAGCGGCACGGGCCCTCGCGTGTGGCACGGGCCGTTGAGCTGGCCCGCCGGGCGCGCGCCGCCATCGAGGCGTCCGGCCCGTACCGCTGTCTGGCGCCGACCGACCTGCCGGCATCCTACGTCCTCGACGAGACGCGCCTGACGGTGGACGTGACGGGCTTGGGGTTGCCGGGTTGGGAGGTGGCCGCGGCACTTCGGCGCCGCCACGGCGTCTGGCCGGAGATGGCCGGCGGGAGCTACGTCGTCTTCATCGTGACGGGGGCCGACGACGAGGCGAGCGTCGGGTCCCTCGCCTCGGCCCTGGGGGCGCTGGCGAGGGAGGTGGCCGGCGGGGACGGCCGGCGAGCCCGGTGCGATGGCTCGACCGGCCGGTGGGGAGATGCCATGCCGCCGGCCGGGCCGCTGGTGATGCGGCCCCGGCGGGCAGCTCTGGGGGCGGCCCGGCGCGTCCTCTGGGAGCAGGCAGTGGGGCACGTCTCGGCGGCCACCGTGACGCCCTATCCGCCGGGGACCCCCCTGGCGATTCCCGGGGAAATGATCACAGACGAAGTCGCATCGTTCGCCCTGCGGCTCGTGGCGTCGGGAGCCCAGCTCCGAGGCAGCCCGGGCCAGGGGCGAGAGGCATGGGTCGTGGATGCATGA